AGCAAATAGGGGTTCCCCACGGTGATTGCCTCAATTGCATCAACCGCTTTCTTTGCAGGTGCGATCGAATTTTTCACTGCCTCTTCATCCGTTGTACCGCCCTGACTGGGCACAATCAAACGCTGAATTACGATCGATCTAATTGCTGGAGCATAAAGATAGCCATCTATAATCGACGTTATCTGCCGCATTTTGGCTCTCCGTAAGGGATCAGCAGGGCTGAACTTGTTGCTTGCCAGCACTGTGTCTAGGTAATCTGTAATCGCAACCGTCTCATATAGCGTTTCTCCATCCACTTCCAGCGCCGGTACTTTCCCAAACGGATTCTTGGCT
The DNA window shown above is from Trichocoleus sp. and carries:
- a CDS encoding glutathione S-transferase family protein gives rise to the protein MTNLTVYGTPISTYVRTVRLLLEEAGANYKLNTVGILNGENNSADYLAKNPFGKVPALEVDGETLYETVAITDYLDTVLASNKFSPADPLRRAKMRQITSIIDGYLYAPAIRSIVIQRLIVPSQGGTTDEEAVKNSIAPAKKAVDAIEAITVGNPYLLGSEVSLADFHLIPIFVYLSKTPEFEPITANAPKIKAWWNQVTELPSVKKVCQ